The following proteins are encoded in a genomic region of Corylus avellana chromosome ca4, CavTom2PMs-1.0:
- the LOC132177110 gene encoding uncharacterized protein LOC132177110 gives MVYQNSESTPRRKHTREEKSILQDKLLTRNIVIERGVEQNDLQVEPFRFIHEIFQANQWTSVFVPVNVYTRLVREFYYNIEDIDLVDSPSFKTKVSGKTLNVTPELISEVTGIPLTNEKPLPFLETEPQPTKAEIMAVLNPSQKLVWDENKNKIPIGYVRAPERLLTRIVLQNIWPISRNSHVTIERAMMIYGIITRVEFCLCTHMVLTMIELHDDHSIALPYGGLITKILHATLPKIAANEHMESPEGYFGKATMMKSNAQLRLHASAAHVSQIIQDPPAASSLESSDTQSQLNKIIDLLKAQGQSIEAINNRLTTQGQSIEAITTRLTTLEKDVKYIKDSFWQE, from the coding sequence ATGGTGTATCAAAATTCGGAATCCACACCAAGGAGGAAGCACActcgagaagaaaaatcaatcttACAAGACAAGCTTTTGACACGCAACATTGTGATCGAGCGTGGAGTAGAGCAAAATGATCTTCAAGTGGAACCGTTTCGATTCATTCATGAAATATTCCAGGCCAATCAATGGACCTCTGTGTTCGTTCCTGTTAATGTATACACTCGATTAGTTCGGGAATTCTACTACAACATCGAAGACATTGACTTGGTTGATTCTCCGTCATTCAAGACCAAGGTCTCAGGGAAAACTCTCAATGTCACTCCTGAGTTGATAAGTGAAGTTACTGGGATTCCTTTGACAAATGAGAAGCCGCTTCCATTTTTGGAGACTGAGCCACAACCAACTAAAGCGGAGATCATGGCGGTTCTTAATCCGAGTCAAAAGCTTGTATGGGAcgaaaacaagaacaaaattccGATTGGTTATGTACGGGCTCCAGAGAGGCTGCTAACACGGATTGTGCTGCAAAATATTTGGCCAATCTCTCGAAATAGTCACGTGACTATAGAACgagcaatgatgatttatggTATAATTACCCGTGTAGAGTTTTGTTTATGCACTCATATGGTGTTGACTATGATTGAGCTCCATGACGATCACTCCATTGCATTACCTTATGGCGGTCTCATCACAAAGATTCTGCACGCTACTTTGCCAAAAATTGCTGCAAATGAACATATGGAATCTCCTGAAGGTTATTTTGGCAAAGCAACAATGATGAAGTCAAATGCCCAACTTAGGCTTCATGCTTCAGCTGCTCATGTTTCTCAAATCATTCAAGATCCTCCAGCTGCGTCTTCCTTGGAATCATCAGATACacaaagtcaattaaataaaatcattgaCTTACTTAAAGCCCAAGGCCAAAGCATTGAAGCTATCAACAACCGCCTGACGACTCAAGGCCAAAGCATCGAAGCTATAACCACCCGCCTAACTACtttggagaaagatgtgaaGTATATCAAGGACAGTTTTTGGCAAGAATGA